One part of the Bradyrhizobium sp. CB1650 genome encodes these proteins:
- a CDS encoding Bug family tripartite tricarboxylate transporter substrate binding protein, which yields MDRRKFMAGCLGLPLLAQTGGVQAQAGLTKIIFPFAAGAGGDTLCRLVAQEMAPVLQRTIVVENRTGGDGLIGIKAVRGASADGSMVLVTTGPTMYLLPMVETTPSFDTARDFMPVSLLARFEFALVIGPAITAKDFKEFVAWLKAHPDKATFGVPSNGTIPHFMGSKLEKELGIPLSRVPYRGSAPILNDLIGGHMPFGITTLADALPQHRAKGVTILAVSSAERSPFAPDVPTLKESGIDLVADAWYGMWLPAGSPPEFSSKLSAAAGAALAKPEVKEKLTAIGLIPVGSTADGLSKELAANTAFWQPIVKATGYKIEN from the coding sequence ATGGATCGCCGCAAGTTCATGGCCGGATGTCTCGGACTGCCGCTGCTGGCACAGACGGGGGGCGTGCAAGCCCAGGCCGGGCTGACCAAGATCATCTTCCCGTTCGCGGCAGGCGCAGGCGGCGACACGCTGTGCCGGCTGGTTGCGCAGGAAATGGCGCCGGTGCTGCAACGAACCATCGTGGTCGAAAACCGAACCGGCGGTGACGGGCTGATCGGCATCAAGGCGGTGAGGGGTGCGAGCGCCGATGGCAGCATGGTGCTGGTGACGACCGGCCCCACCATGTACCTGCTGCCGATGGTGGAGACGACGCCGAGCTTCGATACCGCGAGGGATTTCATGCCGGTGTCGCTGCTGGCGCGGTTCGAATTCGCACTCGTGATCGGCCCGGCGATCACGGCAAAGGATTTCAAGGAATTCGTCGCCTGGCTGAAGGCCCATCCCGACAAGGCGACGTTCGGCGTGCCGAGCAACGGCACGATCCCGCATTTCATGGGCTCGAAGCTCGAGAAGGAGCTCGGCATTCCCCTCAGCCGCGTGCCCTATCGCGGCAGCGCGCCGATCCTCAACGACCTCATCGGCGGCCACATGCCGTTCGGCATCACGACGCTGGCCGATGCGCTGCCGCAGCATCGTGCCAAGGGCGTGACCATCCTCGCCGTATCGAGCGCGGAGCGTTCGCCATTTGCGCCTGACGTCCCGACGCTGAAGGAGAGCGGCATCGATCTCGTCGCGGATGCCTGGTACGGCATGTGGCTTCCCGCCGGCAGCCCGCCGGAGTTTTCGAGCAAGCTCAGCGCGGCTGCAGGTGCCGCGCTCGCCAAGCCCGAGGTGAAGGAGAAGCTCACCGCAATCGGCCTGATCCCGGTCGGCAGCACCGCGGATGGGCTGTCCAAGGAGCTCGCCGCGAACACGGCGTTCTGGCAGCCGATCGTGAAGGCGACGGGGTACAAGATCGAGAATTAG